In Enterobacter cloacae, the following are encoded in one genomic region:
- a CDS encoding transcriptional regulator produces MFFICNNSLLFDPEVRAISIVGQPESVLTLSTPAVRLLQEFIRCKGRDLSREELITRVWAEYGFTPSGNNLNKAVSELRKSFHALGDDHEFIVTVPRYGFRFDADVISHPVESALAEAPRPTLQPLVERPSRYQRLSKRWWLVLALLTTPVVGGSLFFSRQLEITVPATLKPVKEKIAGCRLWLINDQGRPLVLSKMAELLKKNNVACDREEYNIYYFSARFSLATADEVFIGSCPVSETSLCKTIRYKSGAE; encoded by the coding sequence ATGTTTTTTATATGCAATAATTCGTTGTTATTTGATCCCGAAGTACGTGCAATAAGTATTGTTGGGCAACCCGAGTCTGTATTAACGCTTTCGACGCCAGCCGTTCGTCTTTTACAGGAATTTATTCGATGTAAAGGGCGAGATCTGAGCCGGGAAGAATTGATTACACGCGTATGGGCGGAGTATGGCTTTACCCCGTCGGGAAATAATCTAAATAAAGCGGTAAGCGAATTACGTAAAAGCTTCCACGCGCTGGGCGATGATCACGAGTTTATCGTGACCGTGCCCCGGTATGGCTTCCGCTTTGACGCCGACGTTATTTCCCATCCCGTAGAGAGTGCTCTAGCTGAGGCTCCGCGACCAACACTTCAGCCATTAGTGGAACGGCCGTCGAGATATCAGCGCTTATCCAAAAGGTGGTGGCTGGTTCTGGCTTTATTAACCACACCAGTAGTAGGGGGAAGCCTGTTTTTCAGTCGACAGCTTGAGATAACTGTACCCGCGACGCTAAAACCCGTTAAGGAAAAAATAGCCGGTTGCCGCCTCTGGCTTATTAACGATCAAGGACGACCGCTGGTGCTATCCAAAATGGCCGAGCTGCTGAAGAAAAATAACGTCGCGTGCGACCGCGAGGAGTACAACATTTATTATTTCAGCGCCCGTTTTTCACTTGCCACTGCCGATGAGGTATTTATTGGCTCCTGCCCGGTCAGTGAAACCAGCCTGTGTAAAACTATTCGCTACAAAAGCGGGGCAGAATAA
- a CDS encoding BAX inhibitor protein — MDRIITSSRDRTSLLSTHKVLRNTYFMLSLTLAFSAITATASTVLMLPSPGLILTLVGMYGLMFLTYKTADKPVGILSAFAFTGFLGYILGPMLNAYLSAGMGDLIGMALGGTALVFFCCSAYVLTTRKDMSFLGGMLMAGIVVVLVGMVANIFLQLPALHLAISAVFILISSGAILMETSNIIRGGETNYIRATVSLYVSLYNIFVSLLSILGFASRD, encoded by the coding sequence ATGGATCGTATCATTACATCTTCACGCGACCGCACATCGCTACTCAGTACCCATAAGGTGCTGCGCAATACCTATTTCATGCTCAGCCTGACGCTGGCGTTTTCTGCAATCACCGCCACGGCGAGCACCGTGCTGATGCTGCCGTCTCCGGGCCTGATCCTGACCCTGGTGGGGATGTACGGTCTGATGTTCCTGACCTACAAAACCGCCGACAAACCGGTGGGCATTTTGTCTGCGTTCGCCTTCACAGGCTTCCTGGGCTACATCCTGGGGCCAATGCTGAACGCATACCTGTCTGCCGGAATGGGCGATCTTATCGGCATGGCGCTGGGCGGTACCGCACTGGTGTTCTTCTGCTGCTCGGCCTACGTGCTGACCACCCGTAAGGACATGTCCTTCCTCGGTGGGATGCTGATGGCGGGTATCGTGGTTGTGCTGGTAGGTATGGTGGCGAACATCTTCCTGCAATTGCCCGCGCTGCACCTGGCAATTAGCGCCGTGTTTATCCTGATTTCATCTGGCGCAATCCTGATGGAAACCAGCAACATCATTCGCGGCGGCGAGACGAATTACATCCGCGCAACCGTGAGCCTGTATGTGTCGCTGTACAACATCTTCGTCAGCCTGCTGAGCATCCTGGGCTTCGCCAGCCGGGATTAA
- the tusE gene encoding sulfurtransferase TusE → MFIFAGQEIETDNDGYLKESSQWSEPLAEKIAENEGITLSPEHWEVVRFVREFYLEFNTSPAIRMLVKAMANKFGEEKGNSRYLYRLFPKGPAKQATKIAGLPKPVKCI, encoded by the coding sequence ATGTTCATTTTTGCAGGTCAGGAAATTGAGACGGATAACGACGGTTATCTGAAAGAGAGCAGCCAGTGGAGCGAACCGCTGGCGGAGAAAATTGCGGAAAACGAAGGCATTACCCTTTCCCCTGAACACTGGGAAGTGGTGCGTTTCGTTCGTGAATTCTATCTTGAATTCAACACCTCTCCGGCTATCCGCATGCTGGTCAAGGCGATGGCGAACAAATTTGGTGAAGAGAAAGGCAACAGCCGCTACCTGTATCGTTTGTTCCCAAAAGGCCCGGCAAAACAGGCGACCAAAATCGCCGGCCTGCCAAAACCGGTGAAATGCATTTAA
- a CDS encoding AraC family transcriptional regulator, which produces MEDKGGTVQDFHFQHKHLTAGEVSARKMHRLHHVKLFYPAICHITHGSKVIIQDESRNVATSDELIIIPANTPMEIINQPAQGLFHSDLLMLSPEIIAEFKTRHLKSWPRTTLNSLCAPLSEGLAFMWDTLLHAVRHDLPEELQKHQAFGLLLALMHDGVAGPLLIERNVNLTEQVRQFIMLSPGRSWTAQDVASRLALSVPTLRRRLREESQSFRQIVEEVRMSVALSQLQSTRLPIGEIAIQCGYLSSSRFTARFRQHYGCLPKTLR; this is translated from the coding sequence ATGGAAGATAAAGGTGGCACGGTGCAGGACTTTCATTTTCAACACAAACATTTGACCGCTGGTGAGGTGAGTGCCAGAAAAATGCATCGTCTGCATCATGTAAAACTATTTTATCCGGCTATCTGCCATATTACGCATGGAAGCAAGGTCATTATTCAGGACGAGAGCCGCAACGTTGCAACGTCCGATGAATTAATCATTATTCCGGCAAATACGCCAATGGAGATTATTAATCAGCCTGCGCAGGGATTATTTCATTCAGACCTGTTGATGTTGTCACCCGAGATCATCGCGGAATTTAAAACGCGTCATCTGAAATCCTGGCCGCGTACAACGCTAAACTCTTTATGTGCGCCGCTGAGCGAAGGGTTGGCCTTTATGTGGGATACCTTGCTGCACGCTGTGCGCCATGATTTACCGGAAGAGTTGCAAAAACATCAGGCTTTCGGCCTCTTGCTGGCGTTAATGCATGATGGCGTCGCAGGACCGCTTCTCATTGAGCGAAATGTTAACCTGACAGAGCAGGTGCGGCAGTTCATCATGCTGTCTCCCGGCAGGTCATGGACCGCACAGGATGTCGCCAGCCGCCTGGCATTAAGCGTGCCGACGTTACGCAGGCGATTACGCGAGGAATCGCAAAGTTTTCGGCAAATCGTGGAGGAGGTTCGGATGTCCGTAGCACTGTCGCAGTTGCAGTCTACCCGATTGCCCATCGGTGAAATCGCAATACAATGCGGGTATCTTTCCAGCTCCCGTTTTACTGCTCGTTTCCGACAGCATTACGGCTGTTTACCCAAAACGTTGCGTTAA
- the rlmI gene encoding ribosomal RNA large subunit methyltransferase I produces the protein MSVRLVLAKGREKSLLRRHPWVFSGAVARMEGKASLGETIDIVDHQGKWLARGAYSPASQIRARVWTFDKDETIDIDFFVRRLQQAQQWREWLAKRDGLDSYRLIAGESDGLPGVTIDRFGNFLVLQLLSAGAEYQRAALISALQSLFPECAIYDRSDVAVRKKEGMELTQGPVTGEVPPALLPIEEHGMKLLVDIQGGHKTGYYLDQRDSRLATRQYVADKRVLNCFSYTGGFAVSALMGGCRQVVSVDTSQEALDVAKQNVELNKLDLSKAEFIRDDVFKLLRKYRDQGEKFDVIVMDPPKFVENKSQLMGACRGYKDINMLAIQLLNPGGVLLTFSCSGLMTTDLFQKIIADAAIDAGRDVQFIEQFRQAADHPVIATYPEGLYLKGFACRVM, from the coding sequence ATGAGTGTACGTTTAGTGTTAGCCAAAGGGCGTGAGAAGTCATTACTGCGCCGCCATCCCTGGGTCTTCTCCGGCGCGGTTGCCCGTATGGAAGGCAAAGCCAGCCTCGGTGAAACCATCGATATCGTTGACCATCAGGGGAAATGGTTAGCGCGTGGCGCATACTCACCTGCGTCCCAGATCCGCGCTCGCGTCTGGACGTTCGATAAAGATGAAACCATTGACATCGACTTCTTTGTCCGCCGCCTGCAGCAAGCTCAGCAGTGGCGTGAATGGCTGGCAAAACGTGACGGTCTGGACAGCTATCGCCTGATTGCCGGTGAGTCCGACGGCTTGCCTGGCGTGACCATTGACCGCTTTGGCAACTTCCTGGTGCTGCAACTCCTGAGCGCAGGTGCAGAATACCAGCGTGCCGCGCTGATTAGCGCCCTGCAATCGCTGTTCCCGGAATGCGCTATTTACGACCGCAGTGACGTGGCCGTGCGTAAAAAAGAGGGAATGGAGCTGACTCAGGGCCCAGTGACGGGCGAAGTGCCGCCAGCCCTGCTGCCTATCGAAGAACACGGCATGAAGCTGTTGGTCGATATTCAGGGTGGCCATAAAACGGGCTATTACCTCGATCAGCGTGACAGCCGCCTGGCGACCCGCCAGTACGTTGCCGACAAACGCGTGCTGAACTGCTTCTCCTACACTGGCGGTTTTGCGGTATCGGCCCTGATGGGCGGTTGCCGTCAGGTGGTCAGCGTGGATACGTCGCAGGAAGCACTGGATGTGGCGAAACAGAACGTTGAGCTGAACAAGCTGGATCTCAGCAAAGCTGAATTTATTCGCGATGACGTTTTCAAACTGCTGCGCAAATACCGCGATCAGGGAGAGAAATTCGACGTTATCGTTATGGATCCACCAAAATTTGTGGAAAACAAAAGCCAGCTGATGGGCGCGTGCCGTGGATATAAAGACATCAACATGCTGGCTATCCAGCTGCTGAACCCGGGCGGCGTGTTGCTCACCTTCTCCTGCTCTGGCCTGATGACCACAGATTTATTTCAGAAAATCATCGCCGATGCCGC
- a CDS encoding fimbrial usher protein: MAFHRNTLLLVALLPASIQLACAEMAVPAGFEDLAKTQRLWTEVNLYGESLGLFETDINLETVSFIAPETVVAAIKRQFNDNPSLIATVSAALAVPLARNGNLACSSNSSATGCDYIDTQHAAIIYDENNARISLFLDKKFLPKPTAENQWYQPTQGTENALIHQQNINFVADRDYQSATVQGNGALAVTQDGYLNLDWTWLGQRSRHEQQQEMTVNNAWFRQDLLRQYYVQFGAMDTRDLFSNAGGNITLSQLPLGKIRGLRTGSTRAWINPVQQSKGTPITVLLSHDARIDARRGNELLASFYLNAGAQNLDTRSFPDGSYTVTLSVYENNRLTRTEQVPFTRTGITPFDRVEWFMQAGETDNNDSHEQRRAVAQAGVRLPVTPTLALTSGATMMKKQRFIENALDWSRGFNTGPIDGVLSTRFSGLYGSEGQRGNIQQISYNDGFSLSVYRNALSADNCNTRSTGFDAVNGCYRSLSVMLSAPVGAWYASLGYSDNRNEGRHVSRRELPDNDDRHDAGLPWESVYMARSRTRAWQAGLSNAFSARSLNINSSINLFMRQDDSREGKDTGGYLSVSVSLAHNRQGDASSYTSLGATWQHQQREKNQLSYNVAHNWYTDARGENEYGLSASGINGDSLNTSAYTRQGGRYGNGSLTMSDAWDRQDQRHTLSSSGNYNSTLALSRSGLWLGRWSDGRPASAIAVRVATPEDSQDPRVAVSLDNSGSADIPANSRALFAVPGYQQTTLTINESLNVSQGVSSEITQGSGSRTLFMVPGKILRRDVQTTASYTWLGQLTDERHSPFIGGVPLNVNGWSDLGNGGFSAHSDALLHNLYLVRQQQFYQCELNVKSMRDVVRYVGSIPCRELTFSALPDAVQQQAQLMLAGRSVPTGPTAMNAENFTKGK, encoded by the coding sequence ATGGCGTTTCACAGAAATACTCTCCTCTTAGTTGCTTTGTTACCCGCATCTATCCAACTCGCCTGCGCTGAGATGGCCGTTCCGGCAGGGTTTGAAGACCTCGCGAAAACACAGCGCCTTTGGACAGAAGTCAACCTATACGGCGAGTCGCTTGGCCTTTTTGAAACGGATATCAATCTTGAAACGGTGAGCTTCATCGCGCCAGAAACCGTAGTCGCGGCCATCAAGCGCCAGTTTAATGACAACCCTTCCCTGATTGCCACTGTCTCTGCCGCACTGGCCGTTCCGCTTGCCCGTAACGGCAACCTGGCCTGCAGCAGCAACAGCTCAGCAACGGGATGCGATTATATTGACACTCAACACGCGGCCATTATTTATGACGAAAACAATGCCCGTATCAGCCTGTTTTTGGACAAGAAATTCCTGCCTAAACCGACAGCGGAAAACCAGTGGTATCAGCCCACGCAGGGTACAGAAAATGCGTTGATTCATCAGCAAAATATCAATTTTGTCGCCGACCGGGATTACCAGTCGGCAACGGTTCAGGGCAATGGCGCACTGGCCGTTACCCAGGATGGCTACCTGAATCTGGACTGGACCTGGCTGGGTCAACGTTCACGCCACGAGCAACAGCAGGAAATGACCGTCAATAACGCCTGGTTCCGTCAGGATTTACTGCGTCAATATTATGTGCAGTTCGGCGCGATGGATACCCGTGACCTGTTCAGCAATGCCGGGGGAAATATCACGCTCAGCCAGCTTCCACTGGGGAAAATTCGCGGCCTGCGCACGGGCTCAACGAGAGCATGGATCAATCCGGTTCAGCAGTCGAAGGGAACGCCGATCACCGTTCTGCTTTCTCATGATGCCCGCATCGACGCACGCCGGGGCAATGAGCTGCTGGCCAGTTTTTATCTCAATGCCGGGGCGCAAAACCTGGATACCCGCTCGTTCCCGGACGGGAGTTATACCGTGACGCTGTCAGTCTATGAAAATAACCGGCTGACGCGCACCGAACAGGTTCCGTTTACCCGAACGGGTATTACGCCATTTGACCGCGTCGAGTGGTTCATGCAAGCGGGAGAAACGGACAATAACGACTCACACGAACAACGCCGCGCAGTTGCACAGGCGGGTGTACGCCTGCCCGTCACACCGACGCTGGCACTGACCAGTGGCGCAACAATGATGAAAAAGCAGCGCTTTATTGAAAACGCCCTGGACTGGAGCCGTGGCTTCAATACCGGCCCCATTGACGGTGTATTGAGCACCCGGTTTAGCGGCCTCTACGGCAGCGAAGGTCAGCGCGGCAATATTCAGCAAATCAGCTACAACGACGGATTTTCACTGAGCGTCTATCGCAATGCGTTATCGGCGGACAATTGTAATACCCGCAGCACAGGATTCGACGCGGTAAACGGCTGTTATCGCAGCCTCTCGGTGATGCTCTCCGCCCCTGTCGGTGCCTGGTATGCCAGCCTTGGGTATTCGGATAACCGCAATGAAGGACGTCACGTTTCACGCCGGGAGCTGCCGGATAATGACGATCGCCACGACGCCGGTTTGCCGTGGGAGTCTGTCTATATGGCCCGCTCCCGCACGCGGGCCTGGCAGGCTGGTCTGAGCAATGCGTTTAGCGCCCGCAGCCTGAACATCAACAGCAGCATTAACCTGTTCATGCGCCAGGATGACTCCCGCGAAGGCAAGGATACAGGCGGCTACCTGAGCGTGAGTGTTTCGCTGGCGCATAACCGTCAAGGCGATGCCTCAAGCTATACCTCTCTGGGCGCAACCTGGCAGCACCAGCAGCGGGAAAAAAATCAGCTGAGCTATAACGTGGCGCATAACTGGTATACCGACGCACGCGGCGAGAATGAGTATGGTCTGAGCGCCTCGGGCATTAACGGAGATTCGCTCAACACCTCAGCCTATACGCGCCAGGGTGGACGATACGGCAACGGGAGCCTGACGATGAGCGACGCCTGGGATCGTCAGGATCAACGACATACGCTGAGCAGCAGCGGTAATTACAACTCCACCCTCGCCCTGTCGCGTTCAGGCCTGTGGCTTGGCCGCTGGAGCGACGGACGCCCTGCGTCTGCCATCGCCGTGCGGGTCGCCACGCCCGAAGATTCACAGGATCCTCGCGTCGCCGTGTCGCTGGATAACAGCGGTAGCGCGGATATTCCGGCAAACAGCCGCGCCCTCTTCGCGGTGCCGGGATATCAGCAGACCACGCTGACAATTAACGAATCGCTGAATGTCTCCCAGGGCGTCAGCAGTGAAATCACCCAGGGGTCAGGCAGCCGAACACTCTTTATGGTGCCGGGCAAAATACTCCGTCGGGACGTTCAAACGACCGCGAGCTACACCTGGCTCGGCCAACTCACCGACGAGCGTCATTCTCCGTTTATAGGCGGCGTGCCGCTGAATGTGAACGGCTGGAGCGATCTCGGCAACGGTGGGTTTAGCGCCCACAGCGATGCTCTGCTGCATAACCTTTACCTGGTGCGTCAGCAGCAGTTTTATCAGTGCGAGCTGAACGTGAAAAGTATGCGCGACGTGGTGCGTTATGTCGGATCCATCCCCTGTCGGGAATTAACCTTCTCTGCCCTGCCGGATGCCGTCCAGCAACAGGCGCAGCTGATGCTCGCCGGACGTTCGGTGCCGACTGGCCCAACCGCAATGAACGCAGAGAACTTTACCAAAGGGAAATGA
- a CDS encoding tail fiber assembly protein produces the protein MNKCLFILLFLSLWTGQTLAGAPAGRNTSAEISYDRSSPPARFDIWVHEPSGYDTADPQKWGRNTLTCLSRTDPTNGACMTAPVWFSANPAAPYPITLRFTHALTKKTVDIKVYGEHYMFINSKVFTFASFVTGGTGDIAAWNREPYFDYYIVRSELDKLTLPGIWTATLKQNLRQWGGGNCGGNFNDVDVGCPGYLTLASWQATVRIEVVDPGNQQIYLPAFPHSTPIVNLNLTNFPGRPGGSEIQGESTVDMCLYDGNNSASTRAYLRFEDDGLTATGRTEGAFSIRRRGGSQTDPRDRLDYQVLVTNPITGATETIANGKTLVWQGTNDPQYLRQVVLPGGRESVLCIPAPIILKTPSFAASSKNAGDYTGTLRVIYTPSTL, from the coding sequence GTGAATAAGTGCCTCTTTATTTTACTGTTCTTAAGCCTGTGGACCGGCCAGACGCTGGCGGGTGCCCCTGCAGGAAGAAACACCAGCGCAGAGATAAGCTACGATCGCTCGTCGCCGCCTGCACGTTTTGACATCTGGGTACATGAGCCGAGCGGCTACGACACCGCCGATCCGCAAAAATGGGGCCGCAATACCCTGACCTGCTTATCCCGCACCGACCCCACAAACGGTGCCTGTATGACCGCCCCGGTATGGTTCTCGGCGAACCCGGCCGCCCCTTATCCCATTACGCTGCGATTTACGCATGCGCTCACCAAAAAAACAGTGGATATCAAGGTGTACGGCGAACACTACATGTTTATCAACAGTAAAGTCTTTACCTTTGCCAGCTTTGTCACGGGGGGAACGGGCGATATCGCCGCATGGAACAGGGAGCCCTACTTTGATTATTACATCGTGAGAAGCGAACTGGATAAGCTCACCCTGCCTGGCATCTGGACCGCCACGCTGAAGCAGAACCTGCGTCAGTGGGGAGGTGGCAACTGCGGCGGGAACTTTAATGACGTGGATGTCGGATGTCCAGGCTATCTAACCCTCGCCAGCTGGCAGGCGACGGTGCGTATCGAGGTGGTCGATCCGGGCAATCAGCAGATTTATCTGCCTGCATTTCCGCACTCGACGCCCATTGTTAACCTCAACCTGACCAACTTTCCGGGGCGGCCCGGCGGGAGTGAGATCCAGGGTGAAAGCACAGTGGACATGTGTCTGTATGACGGCAATAACAGCGCCAGCACCCGCGCATACCTGCGGTTTGAGGACGATGGGCTCACTGCAACAGGGCGAACCGAAGGGGCATTTTCAATCCGACGCCGGGGGGGAAGCCAGACCGATCCGCGCGATCGTCTTGATTATCAGGTTCTTGTGACCAATCCGATCACCGGCGCAACAGAAACCATTGCAAACGGCAAAACGCTGGTGTGGCAAGGCACGAACGATCCGCAGTATCTGCGTCAGGTTGTGCTGCCCGGCGGTCGCGAAAGCGTGCTTTGCATCCCCGCGCCTATCATATTGAAAACGCCTTCATTTGCCGCCAGCAGCAAAAATGCGGGCGACTACACCGGCACGCTGCGCGTTATCTATACACCCAGTACGTTATAA
- a CDS encoding fimbrial protein yields the protein MRKFIKPLMIAAAMTTSVSVLAIQKDITVNASVDSQLDLTQADNTPLPASIDMQYLPGRGLESYRVNTKVWSNSATSNVKVRLVSAARLTNTEGDQAVPMTVKLGEKTLTTADAEFTGAELFPGNIENGSAVLPLTISQTTKGILKTGQYSGVVSLMLTQATTTEGGA from the coding sequence ATGCGTAAATTTATTAAACCTCTGATGATTGCTGCCGCGATGACCACGTCCGTTAGCGTTCTGGCGATCCAAAAAGATATTACCGTCAACGCCAGCGTCGATTCACAGCTGGACCTGACCCAGGCCGATAATACGCCGCTGCCAGCCAGCATCGATATGCAGTATCTACCGGGCCGCGGTCTGGAAAGCTACCGCGTGAATACCAAGGTCTGGTCAAACTCCGCCACCAGTAACGTCAAAGTACGTCTGGTAAGCGCTGCACGGTTGACCAATACGGAAGGTGATCAGGCCGTACCGATGACCGTGAAGCTGGGCGAGAAAACCCTGACCACCGCTGATGCCGAATTTACCGGTGCCGAACTGTTCCCGGGCAACATTGAAAACGGTTCTGCGGTGCTGCCTCTGACGATTTCCCAGACCACCAAAGGCATTCTGAAAACCGGCCAGTACAGCGGTGTTGTCAGCCTGATGCTGACTCAGGCGACGACCACGGAAGGCGGTGCGTAA
- the ybcL gene encoding kinase inhibitor yields MKKRVAIAVSALTIMSVNVSAASSFSISSRDIPGGHQLTQHQVFEGFGCHGGNESPQLEWKNPPSGTKSFAITVFDPDAPTGSGWWHWTVVNIPVQTLNLPAGAGNQNNEKLPAGAVQGRNDFGYSGFGGACPPEGDKPHRYQFTVWALDADKLPVDKNASGALVGFMLNSHALEKAQLTATYGR; encoded by the coding sequence ATGAAAAAGCGCGTTGCAATAGCAGTAAGTGCCCTGACCATTATGAGTGTTAATGTTTCAGCCGCATCATCTTTCAGCATCAGTAGCCGGGATATTCCCGGCGGCCATCAATTAACGCAACATCAGGTTTTTGAGGGATTTGGCTGTCATGGAGGCAACGAATCTCCGCAACTTGAATGGAAAAATCCGCCATCAGGTACGAAAAGTTTTGCTATTACGGTATTTGATCCGGATGCGCCCACCGGAAGCGGTTGGTGGCACTGGACAGTGGTCAATATCCCGGTGCAAACGCTGAATCTTCCTGCGGGGGCAGGGAACCAGAATAACGAGAAATTACCTGCCGGGGCTGTGCAGGGACGGAATGATTTCGGTTATTCTGGATTTGGGGGGGCATGTCCACCTGAAGGAGACAAACCTCACCGTTACCAGTTTACCGTCTGGGCCCTGGATGCGGATAAACTCCCTGTCGATAAAAATGCCAGTGGTGCATTGGTCGGCTTTATGCTTAACAGCCACGCCCTGGAAAAAGCACAATTAACCGCAACATATGGAAGATAA
- a CDS encoding LuxR family transcriptional regulator has product MSYAILDNNRFYAEGLRYALLRRGVPRQVQSDSVQWQPGLLNRRVLVIRCRFSVAGTHQALINILLRLEAVRWQGSLYLVCNEKGWALATHLRKRFSTLVIYIIDDRISVADAAYLLAKEPRRVRSLDCCLTGIEFNVLDLMLTGLTVRHIAIVTHMSEKQVSTHKCNALKKLNANNLLQLLL; this is encoded by the coding sequence GTGAGTTACGCCATTCTCGACAATAACCGATTTTATGCCGAAGGACTGCGCTATGCGCTGCTGCGCCGGGGCGTTCCACGACAGGTGCAAAGCGACTCCGTGCAATGGCAGCCTGGACTGCTAAACAGACGTGTTCTGGTTATTCGCTGTCGTTTTTCCGTTGCGGGAACACATCAGGCGTTGATTAATATTTTGCTCCGGCTGGAAGCTGTTCGCTGGCAAGGCAGTCTTTATCTGGTCTGTAACGAAAAAGGCTGGGCGCTAGCCACGCATCTGCGCAAACGCTTCAGCACGTTAGTGATTTACATCATTGATGACCGGATCTCCGTTGCGGATGCAGCATATTTGCTGGCAAAAGAACCTCGCCGCGTCCGCAGCCTTGACTGCTGCCTGACCGGTATCGAATTCAACGTGCTTGATTTAATGCTCACCGGGCTGACCGTGCGCCATATTGCCATCGTGACGCACATGTCCGAAAAACAGGTTTCAACGCATAAATGCAATGCCCTGAAGAAACTCAATGCCAACAACCTGCTGCAGCTGCTCCTGTAG
- a CDS encoding fimbrial protein: MKQKNSVNRTSAFYVAALSLSFFSEMTMANMSVYPMELNVDSSGAAQIKVASKTDDIQFIRVRQKKILNPGTPQEKEIDVASWKEGGVVVTPEKFALSAGAMRVVRLVSLTPPAKESTWRVYFEGVKQPDSIIAGHSEESGATAKLGVNVIWGALVHLAPEKSVVSLSISPTRGTLKNNGTLRVPLREIGICHTDESCKWVKEDATIYPDTERKLKTLTQVKGQKYKFRYFNWVKKTTEEADLPVVQ, encoded by the coding sequence GTGAAACAAAAAAATAGTGTGAATAGGACAAGTGCTTTTTATGTCGCCGCGCTGTCACTGTCATTTTTCTCCGAAATGACAATGGCCAATATGAGCGTGTATCCCATGGAACTTAACGTGGACAGTTCCGGTGCGGCGCAAATAAAAGTGGCATCGAAAACGGATGATATTCAGTTCATTCGGGTGAGGCAAAAGAAAATTCTTAATCCCGGCACCCCCCAGGAAAAAGAGATTGACGTGGCATCGTGGAAAGAAGGCGGCGTAGTGGTCACGCCCGAAAAATTCGCCCTGTCTGCAGGCGCAATGCGCGTGGTTCGTCTGGTCTCCCTTACGCCTCCGGCAAAGGAGAGTACCTGGCGGGTCTATTTTGAGGGTGTAAAACAACCTGACAGCATTATTGCAGGCCATTCTGAAGAATCTGGTGCGACGGCAAAATTAGGAGTCAACGTGATTTGGGGAGCGCTCGTGCACCTCGCTCCGGAAAAAAGCGTGGTTTCGCTGTCAATCTCCCCAACACGGGGGACGTTAAAGAACAACGGTACTCTGCGCGTGCCGCTCAGGGAAATTGGTATTTGTCATACAGATGAATCCTGTAAATGGGTGAAAGAAGACGCCACGATTTACCCGGATACCGAGCGGAAATTAAAAACGCTCACACAGGTTAAAGGCCAGAAATATAAATTCCGCTACTTCAATTGGGTGAAAAAAACAACTGAAGAAGCTGACTTACCCGTCGTGCAATAA
- a CDS encoding acylphosphatase, translating into MEKDPCHCVRCWVHGNVQGVGFRYSTQREAVQLGLTGYARNMDDGSVEVVACGEAEQLEKLVAWLKAGGPRSARVDKVLTEPYQPGREYVNFGIRY; encoded by the coding sequence ATGGAAAAAGATCCTTGTCATTGTGTCAGATGTTGGGTTCACGGCAACGTCCAGGGCGTCGGTTTCCGCTACAGCACGCAGCGTGAGGCGGTTCAGCTTGGGCTCACGGGGTACGCTCGTAATATGGATGACGGCAGCGTGGAGGTGGTCGCCTGTGGTGAAGCGGAGCAGCTTGAGAAGCTGGTGGCGTGGCTGAAAGCGGGCGGGCCGCGTAGCGCACGGGTTGATAAGGTGTTAACCGAACCGTATCAACCCGGCAGGGAATACGTCAACTTTGGTATTCGCTATTAA